In one Aythya fuligula isolate bAytFul2 chromosome 12, bAytFul2.pri, whole genome shotgun sequence genomic region, the following are encoded:
- the ORC6 gene encoding origin recognition complex subunit 6 encodes MERGAVRRLAARAGLGEPRVVRKAEEFLRLAQVRCPGLLAQTTATGSAVMCLELAARAAGRPLDKSYFIKLSGLNKTTYQNSIKSLECLLEVNPRLGIRDLAVQFCCTEAVNTASKILQRYESSLPEAQQMDLDFSKPLFTTAALFTACKCLKLKVDKTKILATSGVKKAIFDRLCNQMEKISQQLSKDDVPLAAETSESLQTDPEHCEKEDGSEDDDDDEVQCKQPKTETKQDYEEWKKRILENAAKAQQANRGTDSVPPCNITAACS; translated from the exons ATGGAGCGCGGGGCCGTGAGGCGGCTGGCGGCCAGGGCGGGCCTGGGGGAGCCCCGCGTCGTCAG gaaggcCGAGGAGTTCCTGCGGCTGGCCCAGGTGAGGTGCCCGGGGCTGCTGGCGCAGACGACGGCCACGGGCAGCGCCGTGATGTGCCTGGAGCTGGCGGCCCGCGCCGCCGGGAGGCCGCTGGACAAG AGCTACTTTATTAAACTCTCCGGCTTGAACAAGACGACCTACCAGAACTCCATCAAGTCTTTGGAGTGTTTGCTAGAGGTGAACCCGAGACTGGGAATACGAGACCTGGCGGTGCAGTTCTGCTGTACGGAGGCAGTAAATACCGCTTCAAAAATACTGCAGAG GTACGAATCCAGCCTTCCCGAAGCACAGCAAATGGACCTTGATTTCTCAAAACCACTGTTTACAACGGCTGCGTTATTCACTGCATGCAA GTGCTTAAAGCTAAAAGTGGACAAAACTAAAATCTTGGCTACATCTGGGGTGAAAAAAGCAATATTTGATCGGCTGTGCAATCAAATGGAGAAGATaagccagcagctcagca aagatgATGTCCCCCTGGCTGCAGAGACATCCGAAAGCCTGCAGACTGACCCAGAACACTGCGAGAAGGAAGACG GAtctgaagatgatgatgatgatgaggtGCAATGTAAACAGCCAaagactgaaacaaagcaagactatgaagaatggaaaaagagaattcTGGAAAATGCTGCTAAGGCACAACAGGCCAATAGGGGTACTGATTCTGTGCCACCTTGTAATATCACTGCTGCTTGCTCATAG
- the MYLK3 gene encoding myosin light chain kinase 3 yields MIKAKDKPEESGAKPKHGLSNRGTQTESKKPLEETKSVKKLNLNKEACEKVNASSVVANKADSKPQAKERTAQQQAVEGAGKKQSSKSCQQQKDVGVKALNQHNGLPFVNQDHVGNQNVPVKAHDMDGAPRLDECSRQPVHQKLGENENKPPLPSAASREAVPSPSQAISDTGCEVTHTRISINVHVAEMKEKIETKEEISNDHRHRCPKVKSPPSTTAEVHEQLPGKLKFKQSPKNIITEPNQEVKGDSKQNEHASKTGKQQLLLNKPKPGKNTEDKSELKCKPKASQNTSATEPKKDLGVDVKIHQETIKTEDSLTVTASEKRESESASSGGSENDVGQCAGMVPQNTTSLEASKEPSTQDEVVIDDSPSPPAPFEHRIVSVKQAEVTTCYSVCRHEVLGGGRFGQVHKCTEIATGLNLAAKIIKVKGAKEKEEVKNEINIMNQLNHVNLIQLYDAFEAKNNITLVMEYLDGGELFDRIIDENYHLTELDAILFTKQICEGVHYLHQHYILHLDLKPENILCVNRTGNQIKIIDFGLARRYKPREKLKVNFGTPEFLAPEVVNYDFVSFPTDMWSVGVITYMLLSGLSPFLGETDAETMNYVVNCSWDFDAEAFEQLSEEAKDFISRLLVKEKSCRMSATQCLKHEWLNNLPAKAKKSKLRLKSQLLLQSYMAQRNWKKHFYVVAAANRLKRFQSMAVKLP; encoded by the exons GCCAAAGATAAGCCTGAAGAGAGTGGTGCAAAACCTAAGCATGGGCTTAGTAACAGAGGAACtcaaactgaaagcaaaaagccTTTGGAAG AGACTAAAAGTGTGAAAAAGCTAAATCTAAACAAAGAAGCATGTGAGAAGGTGAACGCTTCCAGTGTTGTAGCAAACAAAGCTGACTCGAAACCCCAAGCTAAAGAgaggacagcacagcagcaagcagtaGAAGGTGCTGGCAAGAAACAGAGCTCTAAGAGCTGTCAACAGCAAAAGGACGTTGGTGTCAAAGCCTTGAATCAACACAATGGTCTTCCCTTTGTAAATCAAGATCACGTAGGCAACCAAAATGTTCCTGTTAAAGCACACGATATGGATGGAGCCCCACGCCTAGATGAGTGCTCCAGGCAGCCTGTTCATCAGAAACTTggagagaatgaaaacaaacctcCATTGCCAAGTGCGGCATCCCGGGAAGCTGTGCCCTCACCATCCCAGGCTATATCTGACACAGGGTGTGAGGTGACACATACCAG GATATCCATCAATGTCCATGtggctgaaatgaaagaaaagatcgAGACCAAGGAAGAAATCTCAAATGATCACAGACACAGATGTCCCAAAGTAAAATCCCCACCCTCCACAACAGCAGAAGTACATGAACAGCTGCCtggtaaattaaaatttaaacagaGTCCTAAGAACATCATCACTGAACCAAATCAAGAAGTGAAAGGGGACAGTAAGCAAAATGAACATGCATCAAAAACAGGCAAGCAACAGCTGTTACTGAACAAGCCCAAACCAGgtaaaaacactgaagacaaGTCAGAACTAAAATGTAAGCCTAAAGCCTCACAAAATACCTCTGCAACAGAGCCAAAGAAAGATCTGGGGGTAGACGTGAAAATCCATcaagaaacaataaaaacagaagattcCTTGACAGTTACTGCCTCTGAGAAGAGAGAATCTGAGTCTGCATCTTCAGGAGGAAGTGAAAATGATGTAGGCCAATGTGCAGGAATGGTACCGCAGAACACTACGTCATTGGAAGCTAGCAAAGAGCCTTCCACACAGGATGAAGTGGTCATTG ATGACAGCCCTtctcccccagctccttttGAACATCGCATAGTGAGTGTCAAGCAAGCAGAAGTGACAACGTGCTACTCAGTGTGTCGTCATGAAGTACTTGGGGG GGGGCGTTTTGGGCAAGTCCACAAGTGCACGGAAATAGCAACTGGTCTCAATCTGGCAGCCAAAATCATAAAAGTGAaaggagcaaaagaaaag gaggaagtgaaaaatgaaattaacatAATGAACCAATTAAATCATGTGAATCTGATCCAGCTTTATGATGCCTTTGAAGCCAAAAATAATATCACTTTGGTCATGGAATA TCTTGATGGTGGTGAATTGTTTGACCGGATTATAGATGAAAACTACCATCTAACAGAGTTGGATGCAATCTTATTTACCAAACAAATCTGTGAAGGAGTCCACTACTTGCACCAGCATTATATTCTCCATTTAGATCTGAAG CCTGAAAACATATTATGTGTAAATCGCACAGGAAACCAGATTAAAATTATTGATTTTGGATTAGCAAGGAG GTACAAGCCTCGTGAAAAACTGAAGGTTAATTTTGGAACTCCAGAGTTCTTGGCTCCTGAAGTAGTGAACTATGACTTTGTTTCCTTCCCAACAGACATGTGGAGTGTAGGAGTCATCACATACATGTT gcttaGTGGCCTATCCCCATTCCTGGGAGAAACTGATGCAGAGACGATGAATTATGTAGTCAATTGCAGCTGGGACTTCGATGCAGAAGCATTTGAACAGCTATCAGAGGAAGCAAAAGACTTTATTTCCAGACTActtgtgaaagagaaaag CTGCCGGATGAGTGCAACGCAGTGTTTGAAACACGAGTGGTTAAACAATCTGCCTGCCAAAGCCAAGAAGTCCAAGCTTCGCCTGAAGTCCCAGTTGTTGCTGCAGAGTTACATGGCTCAGAGAAACTGGAAG aaacatttttatgtggTGGCTGCTGCTAACAGACTGAAGAGGTTTCAGAGTATGGCTGTCAAGCTTCCATAA